From the genome of Astatotilapia calliptera chromosome 3, fAstCal1.2, whole genome shotgun sequence:
TAGAAGAGCCTCAGCCATCCATCTGTTTGATTTCCATTCAGCAGTCAAGAGGAGCTGAGAGATTATGAGATTCCAACAAATATAGAACTGACTCTTCTGTATTCACTTCACTCCAATAATAAATGCaccactgttttattttcttccagtTACTTTAAAGCacttatttttatataatataatataatataatataatataatataatataatataatataatataatatgccTTGGAGCTGGAGCTTCTGCTCTCATTAGATTCTAACTACACTACCCAAGATGCCCTGCCCGTCCCGTTGCCAGGATACGTAACATTCCACAAAGGCCATTTTGACGCCGAAAAGCGAGTTTGGCTTGAACTCAGACGACAAGtaagacatttaaaacatatttatcagATTTGAGTTTAGCTCTGCCGGCAGGTCGTTTGTCTCTGCATGCCGAGTGTGTGCTGTCTCAGGTGGGTTAATCGGCTTAAAACCGCCGGTGTCGGCTTCTTGTTAGCTGTCTGCTGCTAGGTGGCTAATGCTACTGTAAACCGTTGTTTCTGATGGAGGTTTTACTGTGTCCGCCCGCAGCTGACCCGCCGGGCTCCGATGGAGCGGGCTGACCGGGACAGAGGAGGCCGCCTGCTGAAGAACCAGCCGTACGACGAGAGCCTGGATGTGGCGGACGCCGAGGAGGTACCGAGCGTGTACAGCCCGACTTCCCGCAGCCAGCCCCAGGTAATCTCCTCCTGTCCTTGCAGAGAGCTCCGGTTTAACCGGTGATCGTGACGCCTGCTcgtgtttcttcattatttaaaGCTCAAAGTGTTTCCAGTCACAAACTCGTCTGTGTAGAAACTGTGTAGAAATGACAGAAGAGTGAATCTGGTAATGTTAAGTGAGCATCATGTTTTAGAGCCccagtttttattaaaacactaaataaaGTTTCCTTCCATCAGAGTTGAACTGTAAGCTGAGTCAGTCCTGCCATGCTCCAGGTTGGTCTCAGGTCACATGACCTGGTTTTGTTTCTTCGTCTTTCAGGTGGAGTTcaggaggagcagcaggagggTTCACAGCCTGATGTCGGCCCACAGCAGCAGCGACGAGTTTGACGAGGACCATGGGAGGGGGAAGGAGCCGGGAGGGGGGCGgccagaagaggaagaagaggatgatgacgaagaagatgatgatgacgatgaggaCTCCGAAGATGACGAATCGGAGGAGGACAGCAAGCTCCACAAGGCGCCGGAGGGCCTGTATGATCCCGCCGACTACGCCAACCTGCCCGTCAGCACCGACATCAAAGAGCTGTTCCAGTACATCACACGGTgagcagagacacacatgtgGCAACTCATGTTTTTTAACACCATCTTGTttatgctaaaaataaaaaaaccttaTCAAAGTTTATTGATAAAGCaccgaatcacaacaacagtcacctcaaagcactttatttgTTAAAGACCCTGCAGTAAATCACGTAGTTGTCACGCACACATCTGGAGTTTccgtgttttgtgtttgtctcaGATACACCCCCGAGTCCGTTGAGCTGGAGCACAACCTGAAGCCGTTTATCCCGGACTTCATCCCTGCAGTGGGAGACATCGACGCCTTCCTCAAGGTTCGAACACAATCGCACCTGATAGCATAGAAAGCgcgacctctgacctcagagTGACCTCATGTTGTGATCCCACAGGTGCCGAGGGCCGATGGCAAACCGGACAACCTGGGGCTGCTGGTTCTGGATGAGCCCAGCGTGAAGCAGTCGGACCCGACGGTGCTGTCGCTGTTTCTGTCGGAGGAGACCAAGCAACACGGCGCCACCGaggtacacacacacctgtacgcacgcacacacacacctgtatgcatgcacacacacatctgtacacacacgcacacatctgtacacacacgcacacatctgtacgcacgcacacacacacctgtatgcacgcacacacacacatctgtacacacacgcacacatctgtacgcacacacactcagcatTAAAGTCAGAGTCACTCCTCATTGTTTCCTTTCCTGCAGGTGAAGAAGGTGACGAGCATCGCCAACCCTCAGAGCAACCCGCGGGCGGTGGACAGCTGGGTGGAGAGCATCAGCGCGCTGCACCGCTCCAAGCCGCCAGCGAGCGTCCAGTACAGCAGACCGATGCCTGACATCGACAGCCTGATGCAGGAGTGGCCAACCGAGCTCGAGGAGCTGCTGGACCGCCTGCAGCTGCCGTCCGCCCGCCTGAACTGTGACCTGCTGCAGTATGCGGACATTGTGTGCAGCCTGCTCGACATCCCCGTCTACGGCAGCCGCGTCCAGTCCCTGCACCTGCTCTTCAGCCTCTACCTGGAGTTCAGAGACTCGCAGCACTTCACGCGCAGAGCTTAGTGGCTGGAAGTACCACATCCAAACGGTCACAAAAGTCTGTTCAGGAACTGAAAACTAACCCCAGATGTTCGACTATTTTGTGGCTGCTGTAAAAGTTTTTATTAGCTGAGAACCTGTTgctctgcttttgtttatttcctccttttgttttctgtttgtcctCTGAAATAAAAGCCATGTTCAGGCTCTTTGTAAAAACACAGCTTTCGAGCTTCATCTAACCTAAGCTTGCTTTCACTGCTCACCTGTGCCACCTGCAGCAGCCTGAATACTTCAGGGACCAGATGAAGGTCCTTGATAAACGCTGTAATAAACCAGCCGCTCAGAACAAGGTCACTGTCTGAACATCTGTAAAGTCCTGTGCCTGCAAAAAACGCCTGTTACTCAAAGATGCCcgtatatattatatgtaattaATAAAGTAAACTCCGTGAGTGTAACCCAGTCATAGATTACATattgttataattacacaaaatgtgttctttaTACCTGACTGTTAGGACCTTCAAGCCTGTATTTGTATTCATTATGGTTAGAGCCCCTCCtcattgttcttcttctttggtgcaaccCTGTAAATACAGTGTACCCCTTTTCCCTCTCCCattttctacaattcccctgtggggGAGGTGGGTGTCATTTCCCTGTACCCTGTGCAACACAcatgtaattcatatttagcCACCCTGATGTTTCTGATTGCGATTTTAGTTCAATTATTGTCATATTAATGCTAGCACGAATATATAATTATGGCTAGCTTGGAAGTTGTGATGGGTTGAGCGAACCCCccactgtttgtatttggtTGTAGGAGCTGGAGCGAGCAAGTTATTTACTCGGAggtctttcttttacctttcttTGTCAGGTATGTCAGAttttttgctggtgtttttttttcttatgtcaAAAATGTTCCATGTAAGTTCGTACTTTATGtttaatggaaaaataaatgcagagccttttctacaattcccctgtgggagaggagctggagcGAGCACGTGTTTACTTGGaggtttttcttttacctttcttTGTCAGACACAACGCAGAAACACACAGTTacatgaggtcaaaggtcaagtttGAAAGCtccaaatataattttaaaagacGTTTTTAGAAGTTTTCTTTAGGTGTGTTTTACTTCTaaacatttagatttttaaCACTAATTTAACAAGTAATCCTATTTTgttctattattattttaagtcaTAAATACTAAACAAGAAAATCTGCgtctcctccctcctcccacAATGCACCGCACTGTTATTGTTTGGGCTTCTTCAACATGGCAGCCGCGGGCTGCCTCTTCCAGAGAACCCTGGCCCGGTCCAGACCCGGTACTAACAAGGTGTGCTTCCTCTACTTACAGCCGCCAGGACGATCTTGATCGGTCTGATTGATTAACCGGTTCCCACAGCTGCTAAATCCCCCGCCTTTTTGCCGCCACCCCATCCTCCACCAGACTCCATTCAAAAACCTTCACCTTTATCTTGACCAGCGCAGTCAGTATGATGTGTTAGCGCTGCTGAatgattctcacattaaaaaaacatatgtgATATAGAAAAGGATCCGCTATGTTTACCGACCGAATACTAAATTAATATTACATAATAGAGACGTAGAAACATGTCCAAACTGTCTTGTATCCGTTAGCTTTTAGCCTGTAAGAAACATGCTTAAATGTCAGATTGTGGATGAGCTGCTTGAAAGCActtcctaaaaagaaacagcaaccCGTCTGGTGACTGAATGTTGTGCCGAAATCAAATTAGGATCATaagtatttagaaaaatagCCGGATGTGTTTTGGGTTTGTTCATTTGAAGGTGCGGAATAAGAAAATCATTGATTAGTACGTTTTTAAAATTGGATTTGGTTTGTGTGACGCACCTCTGCCTGAAGGCGTCAGTAAATTTTTGACAGCGAAATGACGGATTTAGAGTATAACCTGTTTTCATCCTTTAAACATTaatctgtttttatgttgtacgtgttgtattttgtttttaaggccACTTATCACTCAGACTTAAAGTAGAAACGATTCTGCTCAATTCCAGCTCCAAAATGTTTTATCCACTTTGTATTCACTAAAACTTTCATCAGTTTTACCTGAATGacagtttaaaattattttattttattttggcccTTTAAGCTTccccctgctcctcctcctttaagACAACTTTCTTCTCATTGGCTGCCCCTTCTGTCCTCTATGTGATGTCATACAGATCCAAGACTAGAAAAACAGTGATAAACTGAGCTTTTGGAGCAGCAAGTACATACACTGAGCCCATAGTTGGTTGTGATTAATATGAACGTCTACAGGTGTAGCAGGAGCTATGCTAACACTTTTTTTTGCCTTGCAGGCATCTCCATCCTCTTCGGTTGTCTGCAGGGAGTTCCTCTATGTGGTGGACTTACAGCGTTATACCAGGGACCAGGGCTTCCCCGTCTACTTCCCCCAGGCCGTCCTCAAAGGTCGGACCCGGTTTTAACTGGTTGTTTGATATATTTCAATCTGATGACGATACTGGTTTTCTTTGGGGTTTTACCAGTTTGATGTCTTCAGGTGACGACTTGTACGACGCCACATTGAGTGATGGGGACTGCCGGGTTCAGGTGACGATGGATCCTGGTCTGAACCGGCTGGTGGAGAGGAACATCCTGCGGCCTGGGCTTGCAGTGAGACACGCCACCTTCAGCACTGCCATTACCGCACAGCTCCCCGAGTGCTCCGGGGCCTTTGGGAAAGGAGACAGGTGAGTGAGGACAATAGAGAAGATGGAGCTGTGATGCAGTCAGACCAGCTGACTTGTGTGTGCTC
Proteins encoded in this window:
- the LOC113019749 gene encoding uncharacterized protein LOC113019749, which gives rise to MAAAGCLFQRTLARSRPGTNKASPSSSVVCREFLYVVDLQRYTRDQGFPVYFPQAVLKGDDLYDATLSDGDCRVQVTMDPGLNRLVERNILRPGLAVRHATFSTAITAQLPECSGAFGKGDSYRLVSLEVMDEDEEVGVRWSDVDWDSLPWFGSSKTEAGPLVPLRASRTVFLPLWNNVDYSGEVWMEATDKETAGQEAEEEPEEGIYVLLLLILYLSR
- the LOC113019705 gene encoding intraflagellar transport protein 46 homolog: MERADRDRGGRLLKNQPYDESLDVADAEEVPSVYSPTSRSQPQVEFRRSSRRVHSLMSAHSSSDEFDEDHGRGKEPGGGRPEEEEEDDDEEDDDDDEDSEDDESEEDSKLHKAPEGLYDPADYANLPVSTDIKELFQYITRYTPESVELEHNLKPFIPDFIPAVGDIDAFLKVPRADGKPDNLGLLVLDEPSVKQSDPTVLSLFLSEETKQHGATEVKKVTSIANPQSNPRAVDSWVESISALHRSKPPASVQYSRPMPDIDSLMQEWPTELEELLDRLQLPSARLNCDLLQYADIVCSLLDIPVYGSRVQSLHLLFSLYLEFRDSQHFTRRA